In Tripterygium wilfordii isolate XIE 37 chromosome 23, ASM1340144v1, whole genome shotgun sequence, one genomic interval encodes:
- the LOC119992773 gene encoding uncharacterized protein LOC119992773 — MGTPTPLSYGAPRPSTRQRAYNNLNHTLENCGIPKFQPKKMGFGQAVLCLDYVMLLRTYEPTWGKVEMCANIIKQQWIKRGDVGASHSGLKQLRVNLKRCGPPLQKWVVKGRQQQLNAANHLKHKLDNLVGCESHANQEEISLIRHQISCIQDEEEKIIKHQCKQHWLQDGDKNSKFFHSSMKQRQCSNHIDQVINEDDCLRESDDAIHNAFHEYYTRLFTAGPTQHDLSFLNPLTKVVDAGMNEYLCRRITKQEVWHAVQSISSHKAPGPDGFSAGFYHSHWDIIGDDVFEAVMDFLETGVMDPEINNTLIALIPKKKDAVRVTEFRPISLCNVSYKIISKVLAIRLGNLLPKIVQGNQSAFIKGRLITENVIVAYEALHTMSFLAKSRTNYMAVKLDMSKAYDRVEWNFLKEVMARLGFSGKWQWWIMRCINSVSYRILINGSTTDIIHPTRGIRQGDPLSPLLFVLCTEALSSNLQRAHEANMFRGVPFGRGRIRVSHLLFADDSLLFCRVKGEDWPCVHDILSAYGQISGQLINFDKTSIYFSRHTTSQQRVNMVSLIGAVEAKHYDRYLGLPAVVGRSRREAFLYILDKMRKKVMSWSHRSLSQAGKEIFVKAVLQAIPTYAMQLFKLPKGLCNEMDQIMRGVWWGNSTNGNSRCWLSWAKLCEPKHVGGMGFRNFDSFNDALLAKQGWRIITNPDSLSSRILKAKYFQNSDFLHVAKGRNASYVWSSLLDARAMLLDGLKWRIVLGFQRLDKVETLIDWNSGWWNVELIKQVFGEEEAQLILQQPMGSRFISDTIYWSGTSNGVYSVKSGYHRSMEIKNRALASTSVPIINVESKVWRLVWSLVVPPSTKNADETLLHALWECPAVSDVFCASLKKLQKLHMAHHGSFAQFWMYMSQILSIREQGIMAITMRMIWLRRNRFIHEGDFMHPTQVAQHGILTADAYEKAQVETSLLSTTTDSVVSSPALNIWRGPSFNFIKVNWDAAVHSQSQCTGFGVILRDICGDVMACSTMVRRSLIDPTLAEAMAALYAVQLSLELGFRHIILEGDSSVIVAAIKGEELNLTSWRSVILEIRRLLLNFSGWSVSLVRREANASAHALAKISFQFHEARVWIEEAPSSVMQVVNSDKNSWESWQQHGHHEY; from the exons ATGGGGACCCCAACCCCATTGTCTTATGGCGCACCGCGTCCTAGTACACGTCAACGCGCATACAATAATCTGAATCAC ACTTTAGAGAATTGCGGAATCCCAAAATTTCAACCGAAAAAGATGGGTTTTGGGCAGGCTGTGTTGTGTTTGGATTATGTGATGTTATTACGC ACTTATGAGCCGACTTGGGGAAAGGTTGAGATGTGTGCAAATATTATAAAACAGCAATGGATTAAACGTGGGGATGTTGGAGCTTCTCATTCTGGTCTAAAGCAGTTGAGAGTGAACTTGAAACGGTGTGGTCCGCCGTTACAGAAGTGGGTAGTTAAGGGGAGACAACAACAACTTAATGCTGCTAACCATTTGAAGCATAAACTTGATAATCTTGTGGGATGTGAATCTCATGCAAATCAGGAAGAAATTTCTCTCATTCGACATCAAATAAGTTGTATTCAAGATGAGGAGGAGAAGATCATCAAGCATCAGTGTAAACAACACTGGTTACAAGATGGAGataaaaattctaaattttTTCATTCAAGCATGAAGCAGCGACAATGTTCTAATCATATAGACCAGGTCATAAATGAGGATGACTGCTTAAGGGAGTCTGATGATGCTATTCATAATGCTTTCCATGAGTATTATACTCGGTTGTTTACTGCTGGTCCAACCCAACATGATTTATCTTTTCTAAACCCACTAACGAAGGTTGTGGATGCAGGTATGAATGAGTATTTGTGTCGTAGGATCACTAAGCAAGAAGTGTGGCATGCTGTGCAAAGTATTAGTTCACACAAAGCACCCGGGCCTGATGGATTCTCGGCTGGTTTCTATCATTCTCATTGGGATATCATTGGTGATGATGTCTTTGAGGCTGTGATGGATTTTTTGGAGACTGGTGTGATGGATCCTGAAATCAATAACACGCTTATTGCTTTGATACCTAAGAAGAAAGATGCTGTTAGAGTTACAGAATTTCGACCCATAAGTTTATGTAACGTCTCGTATAAAATCATTTCGAAGGTCTTGGCTATCAGATTGGGGAATCTCCTTCCTAAAATTGTTCAAGGCAATCAATCAGCTTTTATTAAAGGAAGGCTCATAACTGAAAATGTGATAGTTGCCTATGAGGCATTGCACACTATGAGTTTCTTGGCGAAAAGCAGGACTAATTATATGGCAGTTAAGCTTGACATGAGTAAGGCGTATGACAGGGTGGAATGGAATTTTTTGAAGGAGGTTATGGCAAGATTGGGGTTTTCGGGCAAGTGGCAGTGGTGGATCATGAGGTGTATTAACTCAGTTTCATATCGGATTCTCATCAATGGATCGACTACTGATATTATTCATCCCACGAGAGGCATTAGACAAGGGGATCCTCTTTCACCACTCCTCTTTGTTTTGTGTACAGAAGCTCTAAGTAGTAATCTTCAAAGAGCACATGAAGCAAATATGTTTCGAGGGGTACCATTTGGAAGGGGTCGAATTCGGGTCTCACACCTTCTCTTTGCCGATGATAGTCTGCTCTTTTGTCGTGTAAAGGGAGAGGATTGGCCATGTGTCCATGATATCCTTTCAGCCTATGGACAGATTTCGGGACAGCTAATAAACTTTGATAAAACCAGCATTTATTTTAGCAGACATACAACTTCTCAACAGCGAGTAAACATGGTTTCTTTGATTGGGGCAGTTGAGGCTAAGCATTATGATCGATATCTGGGTTTACCGGCAGTGGTGGGCAGATCGAGAAGGGAGGCTTTTCTATATATTCTTGACAAGATGAGGAAGAAAGTAATGAGCTGGTCGCACCGTAGTTTGTCTCAAGCGGGCAAAGAAATTTTTGTTAAAGCGGTCCTCCAAGCCATACCAACATATGCAATGCAACTATTCAAGCTTCCTAAAGGTCTATGTAATGAAATGGATCAGATCATGCGAGGAGTTTGGTGGGGTAATTCAACGAATGGCAATTCTAGATGCTGGTTATCATGGGCGAAACTTTGTGAGCCTAAGCATGTTGGAGGTATGGGATTCCGTAATTTTGACTCTTTTAATGATGCTTTATTAGCCAAACAAGGTTGGAGGATTATTACTAATCCGGATTCTTTGTCTAGTCGTATTCTTAAAGCAAAATATTTTCAGAATAGTGATTTCCTTCATGTAGCTAAAGGGAGGAATGCATCCTATGTTTGGTCAAGCTTGTTGGATGCCCGAGCCATGCTCCTAGATGGATTGAAGTGGAGAATCG TTTTGGGGTTTCAAAGACTAGATAAGGTGGAAACTCTAATTGATTGGAATAGTGGATGGTGGAACGTTGAACTTATAAAGCAGGTGTTTGGTGAAGAAGAGGCACAACTAATATTGCAACAACCCATGGGTTCACGCTTTATATCTGATACGATTTACTGGTCGGGAACGTCTAATGGAGTTTATTCTGTGAAGAGTGGGTACCATAGATCGATGGAAATTAAGAATCGTGCCTTAGCTTCTACTTCTGTCCCAATTATTAATGTTGAAAGCAAAGTATGGAGGCTGGTTTGGTCACTAGTCGTACCTCCTTCAACTAAG AATGCTGATGAGACTTTACTCCATGCTCTTTGGGAATGTCCAGCTGTGAGTgatgttttttgtgcaagtcTAAAGAAGTTGCAAAAACTTCATATGGCTCACCATGGGAGTTTTGCCCAATTTTGGATGTACATGTCCCAGATACTTTCAATTAGAGAACAAGGCATCATGGCTATAACAATGCGTATGATTTGGCTTAGACGTAATCGATTCATTCATGAAGGTGATTTTATGCATCCTACTCAGGTTGCCCAACATGGCATTCTCACGGCCGATGCTTATGAGAAAGCCCAGGTGGAGACTAGTCTATTGAGCACAACAACAGATTCTGTGGTTTCTTCTCCGGCTTTAAATATTTGGAGAGGCCCATCTTTTAATTTTATCAAAGTGAATTGGGACGCTGCTGTTCACTCACAATCTCAGTGTACTGGATTTGGGGTTATTCTTCGAGATATCTGTGGAGATGTTATGGCATGTAGTACAATGGTGAGGAGGAGTTTGATTGATCCTACTTTAGCGGAAGCCATGGCTGCACTCTATGCAGTTCAGCTTTCCTTAGAGCTAGGATTCAGACATATTATCTTAGAGGGAGATTCCTCAGTTATAGTTGCTGCAATTAAAGGTGAGGAGCTCAACCTTACAAGTTGGCGTTCAGTTATCCTGGAAATTCGAAGATTGCTACTGAATTTTTCTGGATGGTCGGTGTCTCTTGTGCGTCGTGAAGCTAATGCTTCTGCACATGCACTAGCCAAGATTTCCTTCCAGTTTCACGAAGCGAGAGTATGGATAGAGGAGGCTCCAAGTTCAGTCATGCAAGTTGTTAATTCAGATAAAAATTCTTGGGAGAGTTGGCAGCAACATGGTCACCATGAGTACTGA